From one Anopheles bellator chromosome 1, idAnoBellAS_SP24_06.2, whole genome shotgun sequence genomic stretch:
- the LOC131216741 gene encoding uncharacterized protein LOC131216741 produces the protein MAEFGSREKFISAYQALVNEIRVEKFDAFKAHFTDAQDLQSLVREFQSELFETFIKTMNKLYEEADIDSNIQIMELMKSEQAGNQAAAWRPTGKLVTEQIRPLIANKLNWMLKFYLFQLSFQKDRTEALIVQIEEKRQELKAMEGERSRKQQQITNEKKKFENLEHRLKHLNQKINSACLKL, from the exons ATGGCAGAGTTTGGTTCGCGTGAGAAGTTTATCTCTGCTTATCAAGCGTTAGTGAACGAAATAAG AGTCGAAAAATTTGATGCGTTTAAAGCACACTTCACTGACGCTCAAGATCTTCAGTCATTGGTTCGCGAGTTTCAAAGCGAGCTTTTCGAAACGTTCATAAAAACAATGAATAAATTGTATGAAGAAGCTGATATAGATAGCAACATACAAATAATGGAATTGATGAAAAGTGAGCAAGCTGGGAACCAAGCAGCTGCGTGGCGTCCTACGGGAAAGCTTGTTACTGAGCAGATACGACCATTGATTGCAAACAAACTTAATTGGATGcttaagttttatttatttcaactttCCTTTCAGAAGGACCGAACCGAG GCGCTAATTGTtcaaattgaagaaaaacgcCAAGAGCTTAAAGCGATGGAAGGTGAGCGTTCccgcaaacaacaacaaataacaaacgagaaaaaaaagtttgaaaatcTTGAACATCGCTTGAAGCATTTAAACCAAAAGATAAACTCAGCGTGTTTAAAGTTATAA
- the LOC131211776 gene encoding protein inturned — translation MQNQIWTDDQSNDSSDSEWNQYIEKNSLFFVKFDLVCSSKSMIFDSIYFRNEFRRLSIRKKESILSRFGQRDKSKHKLFRVSVIDASKKDLINGVQKDIIISIAPKKNILLKEVLPLTETILGITTSLFPDGRKLMVDKIKEYSVFTKGKLVKSKDWIKAIDTESVTVDNFESLLEGSTKIPSIVKITFFEMIEPDMSNSIEIKITNFMDLIQSQETLFDKEDIQTMSNNDLIFSMIYISKEYTQNDELDVKFCYPTRENNCLFNSRGSFVTLHSIFNHSFEQQSVMTCLKIRNVLYYTTYTMVDDGILLLGFNSKYSSVFAVKKKSEQICRCLNALYQSIGKAFNKPVDQLTELMQLCEMIRHSIKANRHCDRFEKTFPQAHLVPLPKEIQLRIDDALGEIEAMDYRNWNDDFVDLFCMMTVIGCALYYKQQLVCTHLSGQYVMDVEAVLKNFGIFELFNTTDVKNLAIWRKFYPKQYCEEGFHEKNDAYLMLASIGSLLMVVILEVPIDTAHNKSFSRYIDEIQDMLKYFKSTGIEHLIRIWVESNRRPQCVSSNVTNMEPHQNLAPGLNDERSQIAKAHDEESNASSSIKTPPAREENYTDHDDDDDSDWGQSVDSQRSSSFDITDLSCESRCKEFSELVPTLITCGIENLLYYYVQLEAGAGCFLAPTFNGTTTPKTDIVMNLFRKTCTIIHTTFENSRKFRTLLINESSKLNTQRSLLPIKEQGIRLSLTKDHISGERLDVWVIGRLFHSPSKELYVCLRADAPQNMVELAFRICLTCAG, via the coding sequence ATGCAAAACCAAATTTGGACGGACGATCAGTCGAATGATTCGTCCGATTCCGAATGGAATCAATATATTGAGAAGAATTCGCTATTTTTCGTGAAATTCGACCTAGTTTGCAGTTCCAAATCGATGatattcgattcgatttatttCCGCAACGAGTTTCGCCGACTTTCCattcgaaaaaaggaaagcattTTATCGAGGTTCGGGCAGCGGGACAAGAGCAAACATAAACTATTTCGCGTAAGCGTAATCGATGCGTCGAAAAAAGATCTGATAAATGGAGTCCAGAAAGATATCATAATTAGCATcgcacccaaaaaaaatatacTTTTAAAAGAAGTTTTGCCCTTGACCGAGACTATTCTAGGAATCACAACAAGCCTCTTTCCTGATGGACGCAAGCTGATGGtggataaaatcaaagaatacTCGGTATTCACGAAGGGTAAACTGGTTAAATCCAAAGACTGGATAAAAGCAATTGATACAGAATCAGTGACTGTGGATAATTTCGAATCCTTACTGGAAGGATCAACCAAAATTCCGAGTATCGtgaaaataacattttttgAAATGATCGAACCCGACATGAGTAACTCTATTGAGATCAAGATAACCAACTTTATGGATTTGATACAAAGTCAGGAAACGTTGTTCGATAAGGAAGATATTCAAACGATGAGTAATAACGATCTTATATTCAGCATGATTTACATTTCTAAAGAATACACCCAAAATGATGAACTCGACGTGAAATTTTGCTATCCTACACGCGAAAACAATTGTCTTTTCAATTCTAGAGGTAGCTTCGTAACACTACATTCAATATTCAACCATTCGTTCGAGCAACAATCGGTTATGACATGTTTGAAAATAAGGAACGTGCTATACTATACAACCTACACGATGGTGGATGATGGCATTTTGTTGTTAGGTTTCAATTCCAAATACTCATCTGTGTTTgcggtgaaaaagaaaagtgagCAGATCTGTCGCTGCCTTAACGCGCTCTACCAGAGTATCGGCAAAGCTTTCAACAAACCTGTGGATCAGCTTACGGAGTTAATGCAGCTGTGCGAAATGATACGCCATTCGATCAAAGCCAACAGGCATTGCGATAGGTTCGAAAAAACCTTTCCGCAAGCACACCTTGTACCTTTGCCGAAGGAAATTCAACTACGCATTGACGACGCCCTGGGAGAAATAGAAGCAATGGACTATCGCAACTGGAACGATGATTTTGTGGATCTCTTTTGCATGATGACTGTGATAGGGTGTGCACTTTACTACAAACAACAACTAGTTTGTACACATCTTAGCGGGCAATACGTGATGGATGTGGAAGCAGTGTTGAAAAATTTTGGAATATTTGAGTTGTTTAATACTACCGATGTAAAAAACTTGGCCATTTGGAGAAAGTTCTATCCAAAACAATACTGCGAAGAAGGCTTTCACGAGAAAAACGATGCATACTTAATGCTTGCGTCGATCGGTAGCCttctgatggtggtgattttAGAGGTTCCAATCGATACAGCCCACAACAAATCATTTTCGCGATACATCGATGAAATACAAGATATGCTGAAATACTTCAAATCTACGGGAATTGAGCATCTCATTCGGATATGGGTCGAGTCCAACAGACGACCGCAGTGCGTTTCGAGTAATGTTACAAACATGGAGCCACACCAGAATCTTGCTCCAGGATTGAATGATGAACGATCGCAAATCGCAAAAGCACACGATGAAGAATCGAACGCATCTAGCTCGATTAAAACTCCGCCTGCTCGTGAAGAAAATTATACAGatcacgatgacgacgacgactcggATTGGGGCCAAAGCGTGGACAGTCAACGGAGCAGCAGTTTCGACATAACTGATTTGTCGTGTGAAAGCCGATGTAAAGAGTTTTCCGAACTCGTACCAACATTGATTACTTGTGGTATTGAGAATCTACTTTATTACTACGTGCAATTAGAAGCGGGGGCAGGTTGTTTCCTAGCCCCGACGTTCAATGGGACAACAACACCGAAAACTGATATAGTGATGAACCTGTTTCGGAAAACCTGTACCATCATTCACACGACCTTCGAGAATTCAAGAAAATTTCGAACACTCCTCATCAACGAGTCTAGTAAACTAAACACTCAGCGTTCTCTTCTGCCCATCAAGGAACAAGGAATACGCTTATCTCTCACAAAAGATCATATATCCGGAGAGCGGTTAGACGTTTGGGTCATTGGAAGGCTATTTCACAGTCCATCAAAGGAGTTGTACGTTTGTTTACGCGCAGATGCCCCCCAAAATATGGTGGAGCTTGCATTTCGTATTTGTTTAACTTGCGCGGGGTAA
- the LOC131211858 gene encoding lysM and putative peptidoglycan-binding domain-containing protein 4 produces the protein MKRLRVKTVGNNSNVCVEDQNPSKFDVALVENKADSVERWLEAQILPSDTLQAIALRFNCSIAVLKKLNKIDKDNEIYARNVIRIPVTPHSILLETLPRVHTSGNSSPRNATSNPEQYHNSTSCDITLDEKLIVAAVSSASYETNITGQSAKSSEEIRESIGRVDECYLDDSQPLLIDDENLPQPRALRLPANDFSCNGSDCDISWICLLVFILALCFAIPLIYVVYIAEHREKFHHGNFRDNHSIQI, from the exons ATGAAGCGTTTGAG GGTTAAAACTGTGGGCAACAATAGCAATGTTTGCGTGGAAGACCAAAACCCCAGCAAGTTCGACGTGGCTTTGGTAGAAAATAAAGCTGATTCGGTCGAGAGATGGTTAGAAGCACAGATATTGCCAAGCGATACGCTGCAAGCCATCGCATTGAGGTTCAATTGTTCG ATCGCGGTTTTAAAGAAGCTCAACAAAATCGACAAGGACAACGAAATCTACGCACGTAACGTGATTCGCATTCCTGTGACACCGCACTCAATATTGTTGGAAACGCTGCCGAGAGTTCACACAAGCGGTAACAGTAGCCCCAGGAATGCTACGAGCAACCCGGAACAATATCACAATTCTACAAGTTGTGATATTACGCTGGATGAGAAACTTATTGTAGCAGCTGTTAGCAGTGCATCGTATGAAACAAACATCACGGGCCAAAGTGCAAAGTCTTCCGAAGAAATTAGGGAAAGTATTGGTCGAGTAGACGAGTGCTATCTTGACGATTCGCAACCTTTATTGATCGATGACGAAAACTTACCACAACCACGAGCGCTACGGTTACCAGCTAACGATTTTTCATGCAATGGAAGTGATTGTGATATTTCATGGATATGTCTgctcgtttttattttagcTTTATGCTTTGCTATCCCACTTATTTATGTAGTATATATAGCGGAGCACAGGGAAAAATTCCATCACGGTAATTTTAGGGATAATCATAGCATACAAATTTAA